A genome region from Patescibacteria group bacterium includes the following:
- a CDS encoding GIY-YIG nuclease family protein, giving the protein MYYVYSLKCKGGYYIGCTDNLKDRIDRHRKGQVSATVNRLPIKLDFYFAISDKYKAFEFEKYLKSGSGRAFINRHIL; this is encoded by the coding sequence ATGTACTACGTTTACAGCTTAAAGTGTAAAGGTGGTTATTATATTGGTTGTACCGATAATCTTAAAGATAGAATTGATAGGCACCGAAAGGGCCAAGTGTCAGCTACAGTAAATAGGCTACCCATAAAATTGGATTTTTATTTTGCAATATCTGATAAATATAAAGCATTTGAATTTGAAAAGTATCTGAAGTCTGGTTCTGGGAGGGCTTTTATAAATAGACATATATTGTAG
- the recG gene encoding ATP-dependent DNA helicase RecG, with protein MLSPSSPLSSLYGVGAQKQKALKKLGLEKIHDLIFYFPFRYNDFSKIVTIRDLQPGKIITVLGKIQKIRTIRTPRKRMFLTEIEVADETGVISCLFFNQPYLAETLKEDMLVYLSGQAAYGIPYYTMQNPEYEIYKPRTTHTARIVPIYNVTYGISPKWLRYLVSLVMPSIQKIPDYLPSQIRQKYHFLPLAKALTEIHFPSTFPKMEKAKRRLAFDEFFILQTAALAYKKNLAKQKAPSIPMDVKLAQSFVRSLPFLLTCDQRKCAYEILKDLEKTQPMNRLLNGDVGSGKTVVAAMALLQTAAAGWNAVLMAPTEILAEQHFQEISRLLQKFKIKIGLSTGAKKIKLEAQILIGTHALIQKKARLKNLGLVVVDEQHRFGVKQRGELQHKTTSLIPHFLSMTATPIPRSLALTLYGDLDISLIREMPPGRKKVITKIVPPEKRNLAYEFIRKKIQAHEQVFVVCPLILESDKLGVKSATKEYEKLRKEIFPEFKIGLLHGKLKTGEKEKVMMDFKAGHTKILVATAVVEVGIDVRNATIMMIEGAERFGLASLHQFRGRVGRGEKQAYTFVFTESNEPRTLKRLKALVSARDGFELAEYDLQFRGPGEIYGTRQAGYLDLKIGSLWDLDLIKTARQEAKELLEKNPNLNKYPLLQEKITKKLSEISLV; from the coding sequence ATGCTATCCCCTTCCTCTCCCCTTTCCTCCCTCTATGGCGTGGGGGCGCAAAAACAAAAAGCTTTGAAAAAATTGGGTCTAGAAAAAATTCATGACCTAATTTTTTATTTCCCCTTTCGTTATAATGATTTTAGTAAAATCGTTACCATCCGAGATTTGCAACCTGGAAAAATCATCACGGTCTTGGGAAAAATCCAAAAGATTCGGACGATCCGCACGCCGCGTAAAAGAATGTTTCTGACAGAGATAGAAGTGGCGGATGAAACCGGAGTCATTTCCTGCCTCTTTTTCAATCAGCCGTATCTCGCGGAGACTCTTAAAGAAGACATGCTTGTATATTTAAGCGGTCAAGCGGCATACGGGATTCCTTACTATACAATGCAGAATCCGGAATACGAAATCTACAAACCCCGCACTACGCATACCGCTCGGATTGTTCCGATCTATAATGTGACCTACGGCATCTCGCCGAAATGGTTGCGCTATTTGGTAAGCCTGGTGATGCCCTCAATTCAAAAAATTCCTGATTATTTACCTTCTCAAATCCGGCAAAAATACCACTTCCTTCCTCTTGCCAAAGCCTTAACCGAGATTCATTTTCCTTCCACATTCCCCAAAATGGAGAAAGCAAAAAGGCGCCTTGCTTTTGATGAATTTTTTATCTTGCAAACCGCGGCTTTAGCATATAAAAAAAACTTAGCCAAACAAAAGGCGCCCTCCATACCTATGGATGTGAAACTCGCCCAGTCATTCGTTCGCTCTCTGCCTTTTCTTTTAACTTGCGACCAACGCAAATGCGCTTATGAGATTTTGAAAGATCTCGAAAAAACGCAGCCTATGAACCGTCTTTTAAACGGCGATGTGGGGAGCGGCAAGACCGTGGTCGCGGCAATGGCGCTACTGCAAACCGCGGCTGCCGGATGGAATGCGGTTCTGATGGCGCCCACGGAAATTTTAGCCGAGCAGCATTTTCAAGAAATCTCCCGTTTGCTCCAAAAATTTAAAATAAAAATTGGCCTTTCAACCGGCGCAAAAAAAATAAAACTAGAAGCCCAAATCTTAATTGGCACCCACGCTTTGATTCAAAAAAAGGCGCGGCTTAAAAATTTGGGATTAGTGGTCGTGGATGAACAGCACCGCTTTGGCGTAAAGCAACGCGGGGAGCTTCAGCATAAAACGACCTCCCTTATTCCCCACTTTCTTTCTATGACCGCCACGCCGATCCCCCGCTCGCTTGCCCTCACCCTCTATGGCGACTTGGATATCTCGCTTATTCGGGAAATGCCCCCGGGGCGCAAAAAAGTAATCACCAAAATCGTTCCTCCCGAAAAAAGAAATCTCGCTTATGAATTTATCCGCAAAAAGATCCAGGCTCACGAACAGGTCTTTGTGGTCTGCCCCCTCATTTTGGAATCTGACAAACTCGGCGTGAAATCCGCGACTAAAGAGTACGAAAAACTGCGAAAAGAAATTTTTCCGGAATTTAAAATCGGCCTGCTCCACGGCAAACTGAAAACAGGAGAAAAAGAAAAGGTGATGATGGATTTCAAAGCGGGTCACACCAAAATTTTAGTCGCCACCGCAGTGGTGGAAGTAGGGATTGATGTGCGAAACGCCACGATTATGATGATTGAAGGGGCGGAACGATTTGGTCTTGCTTCTCTGCACCAGTTTCGCGGCCGGGTGGGACGCGGCGAGAAACAAGCCTACACTTTTGTTTTCACGGAATCAAACGAGCCAAGGACTTTAAAAAGATTGAAGGCGCTGGTTTCGGCGCGTGATGGTTTTGAGCTGGCAGAATATGATTTGCAATTTCGCGGTCCAGGCGAAATTTACGGCACGCGCCAAGCGGGTTATTTAGATTTAAAAATCGGCTCTCTTTGGGATTTAGATTTAATCAAAACCGCAAGGCAGGAGGCGAAAGAGCTTTTAGAAAAGAATCCAAACCTAAATAAATATCCCCTCCTCCAAGAAAAAATAACAAAAAAACTAAGCGAGATTAGCTTAGTATAA